In one Culex quinquefasciatus strain JHB chromosome 2, VPISU_Cqui_1.0_pri_paternal, whole genome shotgun sequence genomic region, the following are encoded:
- the LOC6034387 gene encoding cAMP-dependent protein kinase catalytic subunit beta isoform X2, translated as MPEWGRLQHFKCLLTCRLTGSAGGNRCCLAASLRSEAMAEVKSAPTLKSYSPLKSSPSTQSSSRGAGGKKFSSTSDYKQTLNRLKVDFERRYQNPRVASETGLDDYDVLRTLGTGAFGVVRLIRKKKSEEYFAMKIVSKERIIRQKQLQHMLNEKRILQSVEFPFLVTMESCYKDNSFIYLAMPFVSGGELYSLLRKNKRFGEDQTKFYGAQVALAVEYLHHLGLIYRDLKPENILIDAKGYVKITDFGFCKLIRDRTWTLCGTPEYLAPEIIQNKGYGKSVDWWSFGVLLYEMIAGYSPFYTHSADQMLLFEKIVKGKVRFPSNFGTDIRNLIQSLVQVDLTKRFGNLKNGTSDIKQHAWFRGTNWIGLLNGEVTAPFIPKVAGPGDTSQFDAYEEPPELMVTSKCLYVKEFADF; from the exons ATGCCAGAATGGGGCCGTCTCCAGCACTTCAAATGTCTGCTGACCTGTCGCCTCACCGGTAGTGCAGGAGGAAACAGGTGCTGTCTCGCTGCGTCCCTTCGTTCGGAAGCCATGGCCGAGGTCAAGTCGGCCCCGACGCTGAAAAGCTACAGCCCGCTCAAGAGTTCCCCGTCGACGCAGTCGTCGTCCCGCGGGGCAGGAGGTAAAAAGTTCTCCAGCACCAGCGACTACAAGCAAACGCTGAACCGGCTCAAGGTGGACTTTGAGCGGCGGTACCAGAACCCGCGGGTGGCCAGCGAGACCGGGCTGGACGATTACGACGTGCTGCGGACGCTGGGGACGGGCGCGTTCGGGGTTGTG AGATTGATCCGCAAAAAGAAAAGTGAGGAATACTTTGCGATGAAGATCGTGTCCAAAGAGCGAATCATCCGGCAGAAGCAG TTACAGCACATGCTGAATGAGAAGCGGATCTTGCAGAGCGTCGAGTTTCCGTTTCTGGTGACCATGGAGAGCTGCTACAAGGACAACAGTTTTATCTACCTTGCGATGCCGTTCGTCAGCGGGGGTGAGCTGTACTCGTTGCTGCGGAAGAACAAACGCTTTGGCGAAGATCAGACCAAGTTCTACGGGGCGCAGGTTGCCCTGGCCGTTGAGTACCTGCACCATCTTGGGTTGATCTATCGCGATCTCAAGCCCGAGAACATACTGATCGATGCGAAGGGTTACGTGAAGATCACGGACTTTGGCTTTTGCAAGTTGATCCGGGATCGAACGTGGACGCTCTGCGGAACGCCCGAATATCTGGCACCGGAGATCATCCAGAACAAGGGCTACGGCAAGAGCGTCGATTGGTGGTCCTTTGGAGTGCTGCTGTACGAAATGATCGCGGGCTACTCGCCGTTTTACACCCACTCGGCCGATCAGATGTTGCTGTTTGAAAAGATCGTCAAGGGCAAGGTGCGGTTCCCGTCCAACTTTGGCACGGATATCAGGAACTTGATACAGAGTCTGGTGCAGGTGGATCTTACCAAGCGGTTCGGCAACCTGAAGAACGGCACGAGTGACATCAAGCAGCATGCGTGGTTCCGGGGCACCAACTGGATTGGGCTGCTGAACGGGGAAGTAACGGCGCCGTTTATTCCAAAAGTGGCAGGTCCCGGCGACACGAGTCAGTTCGATGCGTACGAGGAACCGCCGGAGCTGATGGTGACCTCAAAGTGTTTGTATGTGAAAGAGTTTGCCGATTTTtaa
- the LOC6034388 gene encoding uncharacterized protein LOC6034388 encodes MSHQSTESPTITGSNHGPDEPKAFIIWNQRLAAASATSTPVNVSSDSCFSFAYDDGPNTSSGEFSSFSSEGHILPISESGEVLAEELECSDLKPKGPLYNIIRNKMNLSEKRGPKFLCQECRYPTNTRLSMVTHMKMHLRPFCEACFAVFDSQDGVHTHIRAAHPEVVLGESKDFYCLQTVAPPNTPTPLSDDEMKTIEGLVNPIVKYPFSFQHQEETEGEATNEDEPRLVIDDGPRPRGRPKKSQTPVVKRTLKKKKFKKVKVEDTTPDNVMKKITSRFGRSISLKMPQF; translated from the exons ATGTCGCACCAATCGACGGAATCGCCCACCATAACCGGCTCGAACCACGGCCCGGACGAACCGAAGGCTTTCATCATCTGGAACCAGCGGTTGGCGGCAGCATCGGCCACTTCCACCCCGGTCAACGTCAGCTCGGACAGCTGCTTCAGTTTCGCCTACGACGACGGGCCAAACACTTCGTCGGGGGAATTTTCCTCCTTCTCGTCGGAGGGTCACATCTTGCCGATCAGCGAATCCGGGGAGGTGCTGGCGGAGGAGCTCGAGTGTTCGGATCTGAAGCCGAAGGGGCCGCTTTAT AACATCATCCGGAATAAGATGAATCTGAGCGAGAAACGCGGTCCGAAGTTCCTGTGCCAGGAGTGTCGTTACCCGACCAACACCCGCCTCAGCATGGTCACCCACATGAAGATGCATCTGCGGCCGTTCTGCGAAGCGTGTTTCGCGGTGTTTGATTCCCAGGATGGAGTG CACACGCACATTCGTGCGGCCCATCCGGAAGTGGTGCTGGGCGAGAGCAAAGACTTCTACTGTTTGCAGACGGTTGCTCCGCCGAATACGCCCACGCCGTTGTCCGACGACGAGATGAAGACGATCGAAGGGTTGGTCAATCCGATTGTGAAGTATCCGTTCAGCTTCCAACACCAGGAGGAAACCGAGGGCGAGGCCACCAACGAGGACGAGCCACGACTTGTGATCGACGACGGACCCAGACCGAGAGGACGTCCTAAAAAGAGCCAAACACCGGTGGTGAAGCGGAcgctgaagaagaagaagtttaAGAAGGTAAAGGTTGAAGATACCACGCCGGATAACGTGATGAAGAAGATCACGTCGCGATTTGGACGTTCGATTAGCTTAAAGatgccacagttttaa
- the LOC6034387 gene encoding cAMP-dependent protein kinase catalytic subunit beta isoform X1: MPEWGRLQHFKCLLTCRLTGSAGGNRCCLAASLRSEAMAEVKSAPTLKSYSPLKSSPSTQSSSRGAGGKKFSSTSDYKQTLNRLKVDFERRYQNPRVASETGLDDYDVLRTLGTGAFGVVRLIRKKKSEEYFAMKIVSKERIIRQKQQLQHMLNEKRILQSVEFPFLVTMESCYKDNSFIYLAMPFVSGGELYSLLRKNKRFGEDQTKFYGAQVALAVEYLHHLGLIYRDLKPENILIDAKGYVKITDFGFCKLIRDRTWTLCGTPEYLAPEIIQNKGYGKSVDWWSFGVLLYEMIAGYSPFYTHSADQMLLFEKIVKGKVRFPSNFGTDIRNLIQSLVQVDLTKRFGNLKNGTSDIKQHAWFRGTNWIGLLNGEVTAPFIPKVAGPGDTSQFDAYEEPPELMVTSKCLYVKEFADF, translated from the exons ATGCCAGAATGGGGCCGTCTCCAGCACTTCAAATGTCTGCTGACCTGTCGCCTCACCGGTAGTGCAGGAGGAAACAGGTGCTGTCTCGCTGCGTCCCTTCGTTCGGAAGCCATGGCCGAGGTCAAGTCGGCCCCGACGCTGAAAAGCTACAGCCCGCTCAAGAGTTCCCCGTCGACGCAGTCGTCGTCCCGCGGGGCAGGAGGTAAAAAGTTCTCCAGCACCAGCGACTACAAGCAAACGCTGAACCGGCTCAAGGTGGACTTTGAGCGGCGGTACCAGAACCCGCGGGTGGCCAGCGAGACCGGGCTGGACGATTACGACGTGCTGCGGACGCTGGGGACGGGCGCGTTCGGGGTTGTG AGATTGATCCGCAAAAAGAAAAGTGAGGAATACTTTGCGATGAAGATCGTGTCCAAAGAGCGAATCATCCGGCAGAAGCAG CAGTTACAGCACATGCTGAATGAGAAGCGGATCTTGCAGAGCGTCGAGTTTCCGTTTCTGGTGACCATGGAGAGCTGCTACAAGGACAACAGTTTTATCTACCTTGCGATGCCGTTCGTCAGCGGGGGTGAGCTGTACTCGTTGCTGCGGAAGAACAAACGCTTTGGCGAAGATCAGACCAAGTTCTACGGGGCGCAGGTTGCCCTGGCCGTTGAGTACCTGCACCATCTTGGGTTGATCTATCGCGATCTCAAGCCCGAGAACATACTGATCGATGCGAAGGGTTACGTGAAGATCACGGACTTTGGCTTTTGCAAGTTGATCCGGGATCGAACGTGGACGCTCTGCGGAACGCCCGAATATCTGGCACCGGAGATCATCCAGAACAAGGGCTACGGCAAGAGCGTCGATTGGTGGTCCTTTGGAGTGCTGCTGTACGAAATGATCGCGGGCTACTCGCCGTTTTACACCCACTCGGCCGATCAGATGTTGCTGTTTGAAAAGATCGTCAAGGGCAAGGTGCGGTTCCCGTCCAACTTTGGCACGGATATCAGGAACTTGATACAGAGTCTGGTGCAGGTGGATCTTACCAAGCGGTTCGGCAACCTGAAGAACGGCACGAGTGACATCAAGCAGCATGCGTGGTTCCGGGGCACCAACTGGATTGGGCTGCTGAACGGGGAAGTAACGGCGCCGTTTATTCCAAAAGTGGCAGGTCCCGGCGACACGAGTCAGTTCGATGCGTACGAGGAACCGCCGGAGCTGATGGTGACCTCAAAGTGTTTGTATGTGAAAGAGTTTGCCGATTTTtaa
- the LOC6034390 gene encoding transcription initiation factor TFIID subunit 13: MAGNPAEETFDQAEYDDEDLGEVQIESTAGRKRLFSKELRCMMYGFGDDQNPYTESVDLLEDLVIEFITEMTHRAMEIGRTGRVQVEDIIFLVRKDARKYSRVKDLLTMNEELKRARKAFDEIKYVGAEAKIKEK, encoded by the exons ATGGCAGGCAATCCCGCGGAGGAAACATTCGACCAGGCAGAG TACGACGACGAAGACCTGGGCGAAGTCCAGATCGAGTCCACGGCCGGGCGCAAGCGCCTGTTCAGCAAGGAGCTGCGCTGCATGATGTACGGCTTCGGGGACGACCAGAATCCGTACACGGAGAGTGTGGACCTGCTGGAGGATTTGGTGATCGAGTTCATCACCGAGATGACCCACCGGGCGATGGAGATTGGGCGTACCGGGCGCGTCCAGGTCGAGGACATCATCTTTCTGGTGCGGAAGGACGCACGCAAGTACTCGCGCGTGAAGGACCTGCTGACGATGAACGAGGAACTGAAGCGGGCCCGGAAGGCGTTCGACGAGATTAAGTACGTCGGTGCGGAGGCTAAGATTAAGGAGAAGTAA
- the LOC6034389 gene encoding protein O-glucosyltransferase 2, whose product MELLQVLFLALVQLLGSSRGEDTRVWGPGLELADKLPLNARYFFVESRDGAGSIVPQQYRVLFKGHSRIGSCRVKIEQIDRVDGSSIIRYKLMETCWNVEIHVLLGERHLGQSPYRFEGKLYTENCYCPQAPLEDWMEQIGCPSEDVQINNDLIPFRAVNFSSLRPRIIQQYDKPGSVSLCNYVVKDNQIYRTCYGRYTGFKMYMDAILLSLARKTLLPDMELFVNLGDWPLVTKGGHRRTTGPYPIFSWCGSEDTFDIVMPTYDLVEASLEAMSRVSLDMLSVQRKGVPWEEKVPKAFWRGRDACRERLDLVGLSQQHPDLVNASLTNFFFFRDEEKKYGPKVAHISFFDFFDYKYQVNVDGTVAAYRFPYLLGGSSVVFKQASKYYEHFYSKLEQGREYLPLKRDLSDLIENIQRARQQDDEMITVRDNAKAFVDQHLLPRSILCYSGLLFKEYSRNIVSPVQILPGMEQASQPGTSSNCECDSVEGNNHDEL is encoded by the exons ATGGAACTTTTGCAAGTGCTGTTTCTCGCCCTGGTGCAGCTGCTCGGTTCGAGTCGGGGCGAGGACACGCGGGTTTGGGGACCGGGCCTGGAACTGGCCGACAAGCTGCCGCTGAATGCGAGGTATTTCTTCGTGGAGTCTCGGGACGGTGCGGGGAGTAT aGTTCCTCAGCAATATCGGGTGTTGTTCAAGGGGCACTCTAGGATTGGGTCATGCCGGGTTAAGATTGAGCAGATTGACCGGGTCGATGGCTCGTCTATCATTCGGTACAAGCTGATGGAAACGTGCTGGAACGTGGAGATTCACGTGCTTCTGGGAGAGCGGCATTTGGGACAGTCGCCTTATAGGTTTGAGGGCAAGCTGTACACGGAAAACTGCTACTGTCCGCAGGCACCGCTGGAAGATTGGATGGAGCAGATCGGGTGTCCCAGTGAGGACGTCCAGATCAACAACGATTTGATTCCGTTTCGGGCGGTGAATTTCTCTAGTTTGCGACCACGGATCATTCAGCAGTACGACAAACCGGGCTCGGTTTCGCTATGTAATTACGTGGTCAAGGACAATCAAATCTATCGAACCTGTTACGGTCGGTACACCGGTTTCAAGATGTACATGGACGCGATATTGCTCTCGTTGGCGAGGAAAACGCTTCTCCCGGATATGGAGCTTTTTGTGAACCTCGGCGATTGGCCACTCGTCACCAAAGGAGGTCACCGAAGGACAACCGGACCGTACCCGAtcttttcctggtgcggcagcgaAGACACTTTCGACATCGTGATGCCGACGTACGATCTCGTTGAAGCTTCCCTCGAGGCCATGAGTCGAGTTTCTCTCGATATGCTCTCGGTTCAACGGAAGGGCGTTCCTTGGGAGGAGAAGGTTCCGAAAGCGTTTTGGCGAGGTCGGGACGCGTGCCGTGAGCGGCTCGACCTAGTCGGACTGTCCCAGCAACATCCGGATCTGGTGAACGCCTCACTGACGAACTTTTTCTTTTTCCGGGATGAAGAAAAGAAATACGGTCCGAAGGTGGCGCACATTTCCTTCTTTGACTTCTTCGACTACAAGTACCAGGTCAACGTGGACGGAACGGTGGCGGCCTACCGGTTCCCGTACCTGCTCGGCGGATCGTCCGTCGTTTTCAAGCAGGCATCCAAGTATTACGAGCACTTTTACAGCAAACTCGAGCAGGGAAGGGAATATTTGCCGCTGAAGCGTGATCTGTCCGACTTGATTGAAAACATCCAGCGGGCAAGACAGCAAGACGACGAGATGATTACAGTTCGGGACAACGCGAAAGCCTTCGTCGATCAGCACCTGCTGCCGCGATCGATTCTGTGCTATTCCGGGCTGTTGTTCAAG GAATACAGTCGAAACATCGTTAGTCCCGTGCAGATTCTTCCCGGAATGGAACAGGCCAGCCAACCGGGGACATCTTCAAACTGTGAGTGTGATTCCGTTGAGGGAAATAACCACGACGAACTGTAA